In the Pyrococcus kukulkanii genome, one interval contains:
- a CDS encoding DNA polymerase sliding clamp: MPFEIVFEGAKEFAQLIETASRLIDEAAFKVTEEGISMRAMDPSRVVLIDLNLPTSIFSKYEVDGEETIGVNMDHFKKVLKRGKAKDTLILRKGEENFLEISLQGTATRTFRLPLIDVEEIEVDLPDLPFTAKVVVLGEVLKEAVKDASLVSDSLKFIAGENEFIMRAEGETQEVEIKLTLEDEGLLDLEVQEETKSAYGVSYLADMVKGIGKADEVTIKFGNEMPMQMEYYIRDEGRLIFLLAPRVEE, from the coding sequence ATGCCATTTGAAATAGTCTTTGAGGGGGCTAAGGAGTTCGCCCAGCTCATAGAGACGGCAAGTAGGCTTATAGACGAGGCAGCTTTCAAGGTTACAGAAGAAGGAATAAGTATGAGGGCGATGGATCCGAGTAGGGTTGTTCTAATTGATCTTAACCTCCCAACGAGCATTTTCAGTAAGTATGAGGTCGATGGAGAAGAGACTATTGGAGTAAATATGGATCACTTCAAGAAGGTTCTCAAAAGAGGAAAAGCCAAGGACACCCTTATCCTGAGAAAGGGCGAGGAAAACTTCCTCGAGATAAGCTTACAAGGAACTGCAACAAGGACATTTAGGCTCCCGCTTATAGACGTTGAGGAGATAGAAGTTGACCTTCCAGATCTCCCCTTCACGGCTAAGGTGGTTGTCTTGGGAGAGGTTCTCAAGGAGGCCGTCAAGGATGCCTCCCTTGTCAGTGACAGCCTCAAGTTCATAGCTGGGGAGAACGAGTTCATAATGAGGGCCGAGGGAGAAACCCAGGAAGTTGAAATAAAACTCACGCTGGAAGATGAAGGATTGCTCGACCTAGAGGTTCAGGAGGAAACCAAGAGCGCCTACGGTGTCAGCTATCTAGCAGATATGGTTAAGGGCATTGGAAAGGCTGATGAGGTAACGATAAAGTTCGGCAACGAGATGCCAATGCAGATGGAGTACTACATTAGAGATGAGGGTAGGCTAATATTCCTGCTTGCACCAAGAGTTGAGGAGTGA
- a CDS encoding transcription factor S, protein MVKFCPKCGSIMIPDKKRGVFVCRKCGYEEPINPEDAKAYKRTEEVKHKPDEGVIVVEQDFSTLPTAKVTCPKCGYHEAWWWELQTRAGDEPSTIFYKCKRCGYVWRSYE, encoded by the coding sequence ATGGTGAAGTTCTGTCCTAAGTGCGGGAGTATCATGATTCCTGATAAAAAGAGAGGAGTTTTCGTTTGCAGGAAGTGCGGTTATGAGGAGCCAATAAATCCTGAGGATGCCAAGGCTTACAAGAGAACTGAAGAGGTAAAGCACAAGCCCGATGAGGGAGTTATTGTAGTTGAGCAGGATTTTTCAACCCTACCCACGGCAAAAGTTACGTGCCCCAAGTGTGGCTACCATGAGGCGTGGTGGTGGGAGTTACAGACTAGGGCGGGAGATGAGCCAAGCACGATCTTCTATAAGTGTAAAAGGTGTGGCTACGTATGGAGGAGTTACGAATAG
- the pheS gene encoding phenylalanine--tRNA ligase subunit alpha, with protein sequence MTLSYNEKLVLLKLGELKRAEVEKLMKATGLEQVAVMRAILTLQSQGLVRLEEKREKVVKLTDTGKKYAEIGLPEVRALKLLKERKRVKLDELREVLAKDEIKPIVGVLRKEGWVKVEKTPEGLILEITEKGEKAGKRAIDEILEKLAVKGYLAREEVEKVISVKELKRRKVVQEDEIVERIVEITEKGLELVKEGIELKREVTILTPELISTGKWKEVEFKPFNIKAPVKRIYPGKKQPYRVFLDKIRRRLIEMGFIEMTVDSLIETQFWNFDALFQPQNHPAREWTDTYQLKYPEKGYLPNKELVERVKTAHEKGLAGSRGWGYVWSPERAMLLMPRAHATALSARQLAEGVQIPGKYFTIQRVFRPDVLDRTHLIEFNQIDGFVVGEDLTFRHLLGILKRFAIEIAGAKKVKFFPDYYPFTEPSVQLSAYHPELGWVEFGGAGVFREEMTEALGIKEPVIAWGIGIDRLAMFKLGIDDIRYLFSYDLKWLREARLIW encoded by the coding sequence ATGACTCTTAGCTACAACGAAAAGCTGGTCTTACTTAAGCTGGGAGAACTGAAAAGGGCAGAAGTCGAGAAGTTGATGAAGGCAACGGGACTTGAGCAAGTTGCCGTTATGAGAGCAATTCTAACGCTTCAATCCCAGGGGCTTGTAAGGCTTGAAGAGAAAAGGGAAAAGGTTGTTAAGCTTACAGATACAGGGAAGAAGTACGCTGAAATAGGTCTGCCAGAAGTGAGGGCCCTTAAGTTGCTGAAAGAGAGAAAGAGAGTTAAACTTGACGAATTAAGGGAAGTTCTGGCTAAAGACGAGATAAAGCCAATAGTCGGTGTACTGAGAAAAGAGGGGTGGGTTAAAGTTGAAAAGACTCCTGAAGGGTTAATACTCGAGATCACTGAGAAGGGGGAGAAAGCTGGAAAGAGGGCAATCGACGAAATTCTCGAAAAGCTTGCGGTAAAAGGTTATCTCGCACGTGAGGAAGTCGAGAAGGTAATCTCAGTTAAGGAGCTCAAGAGGAGAAAGGTAGTTCAGGAAGATGAGATAGTGGAAAGGATCGTTGAGATAACGGAGAAGGGCTTAGAGCTCGTGAAGGAAGGAATAGAACTAAAGAGGGAAGTTACAATTCTAACACCAGAACTAATAAGCACGGGCAAGTGGAAGGAAGTTGAGTTCAAGCCCTTCAACATAAAGGCACCAGTTAAGAGGATCTACCCTGGGAAAAAGCAACCCTATAGGGTTTTCCTTGATAAGATAAGGAGAAGGTTAATTGAGATGGGCTTCATCGAGATGACCGTTGATAGTTTAATCGAGACCCAGTTCTGGAACTTTGATGCCCTGTTCCAGCCTCAGAATCACCCAGCGAGGGAGTGGACCGATACATATCAGCTCAAGTATCCCGAAAAGGGATACCTCCCTAACAAGGAGCTAGTCGAGAGAGTTAAAACCGCTCATGAAAAAGGATTAGCAGGATCAAGAGGGTGGGGCTACGTTTGGAGCCCGGAGAGGGCAATGTTGCTAATGCCAAGGGCTCACGCCACAGCCTTAAGCGCAAGGCAACTTGCTGAGGGTGTTCAAATTCCTGGGAAGTACTTCACTATACAGAGGGTCTTTAGGCCAGATGTTCTAGATAGGACGCACTTAATAGAGTTCAACCAGATTGACGGCTTTGTGGTTGGTGAGGATTTGACCTTCAGGCATCTCCTTGGGATACTCAAGAGATTTGCAATAGAGATAGCTGGGGCCAAGAAGGTCAAGTTCTTTCCTGACTATTACCCGTTCACTGAGCCAAGTGTTCAGCTGAGTGCCTATCATCCAGAGCTTGGCTGGGTTGAGTTTGGAGGGGCGGGAGTGTTCAGAGAAGAGATGACAGAAGCCTTGGGAATAAAGGAGCCTGTAATAGCTTGGGGAATTGGAATTGACAGGTTGGCGATGTTCAAGCTTGGAATCGACGATATAAGGTACCTATTCAGCTATGACTTGAAGTGGCTCAGGGAAGCTAGGCTAATCTGGTGA
- a CDS encoding haloacid dehalogenase, translating to MRIEEAIRKVKEVLDEKDSLREEALQITREIVRLSGDSIKAMHRGELGIAEERLKKAGELVAMLREKLSNHPDLYYTGHVQTANQEFTEATLLHHYLTNKDFPSYEELGVPPQDYILGVGDFIGELRRYFLISLMEGNIERAEETYKFMEEVYGELITLEYPKGLVNVRQKQDQARYILERTLEDLTRAKLNMKLERKLEEAINAGENSKSSGKAE from the coding sequence ATGAGAATTGAAGAAGCAATAAGAAAGGTCAAGGAAGTGCTTGATGAGAAAGATTCCCTCAGGGAAGAAGCTCTCCAAATCACAAGGGAGATAGTGAGACTGAGTGGGGATTCAATAAAGGCCATGCATAGAGGGGAACTGGGTATAGCTGAGGAGAGACTCAAGAAAGCAGGAGAGCTCGTGGCCATGCTAAGGGAGAAGTTGAGCAATCATCCTGATCTTTACTATACAGGCCACGTGCAAACCGCAAACCAAGAGTTTACTGAGGCAACATTACTACACCACTACTTAACGAACAAAGATTTTCCAAGCTACGAGGAACTGGGTGTACCACCCCAAGATTACATCCTAGGGGTTGGTGACTTCATAGGTGAGCTAAGGAGATATTTCCTGATAAGCCTAATGGAGGGGAACATAGAGAGAGCTGAGGAAACGTACAAGTTTATGGAGGAAGTATATGGAGAACTAATAACGCTTGAGTATCCAAAAGGTCTCGTTAACGTCAGGCAGAAGCAGGATCAGGCAAGGTACATATTGGAGAGAACACTTGAGGATCTAACAAGGGCAAAGCTAAATATGAAGCTTGAGAGAAAGCTGGAGGAGGCCATCAATGCTGGAGAAAATAGCAAAAGCTCAGGAAAAGCTGAGTAG
- a CDS encoding DUF120 domain-containing protein: protein MKLKTLFLLINLTKRGAIGREITVTLRELAKELNVSPQTVLRWLDELEELGYISRRCSKRGTLVQIKDEGMELLETLYEELSSALYRGIIIGEVVSGIGEGAYYVKQYSPLIREYLGFNPYPGTLNVKVIFPKTIFDALCNSRPIIIPGFVKNGRTFGDVRAYRIRINGIEGAIVIPSRTIHPPKIAEIIASVNLRKALNLKDGDRIRIEAV from the coding sequence ATGAAACTTAAAACCCTGTTCCTCTTAATAAACCTTACAAAGAGGGGAGCAATAGGAAGGGAGATTACGGTGACCCTAAGAGAGCTCGCTAAAGAGCTCAATGTTTCTCCTCAGACAGTTCTCAGGTGGCTTGATGAGCTCGAAGAATTGGGGTACATCTCAAGAAGGTGCTCAAAAAGGGGTACATTGGTTCAGATAAAGGATGAAGGTATGGAGTTACTTGAAACTCTGTACGAGGAGTTATCATCAGCACTTTACAGGGGGATAATTATCGGCGAGGTAGTTTCCGGGATTGGGGAAGGGGCCTATTATGTTAAGCAGTACTCTCCCCTGATAAGAGAGTACTTGGGATTTAATCCCTACCCAGGAACCCTAAACGTTAAGGTAATCTTTCCAAAGACAATATTCGATGCGCTCTGTAACTCTCGGCCTATAATAATCCCAGGTTTTGTAAAGAATGGAAGAACTTTTGGAGACGTCAGAGCTTATCGAATCAGGATAAATGGTATTGAGGGGGCAATAGTCATTCCTTCGCGGACGATTCATCCTCCAAAGATAGCGGAGATAATAGCCTCCGTAAACTTGAGAAAAGCCCTGAATCTCAAAGATGGGGACAGGATAAGAATTGAAGCAGTATAG
- a CDS encoding DNA replication complex subunit Gins51: MDIEVLRKLLERELSSDELTEIDEEFYKDLASFRKALEINAERHEERGEDIEKRLYLAQISLLQQIVREILKIRLHKIVDMAFEGVPRNLVGDEKKIFAIISAFINGEPLPLEGEVEIKETEEIIEEKQTKPAFIDLYLLRVDIPRIIDEELREYGPFKAGDLVSLPRSLGNVLVKREVADRITLSL, from the coding sequence ATGGATATAGAAGTTTTAAGAAAGCTCCTCGAAAGGGAACTCTCTTCAGATGAGCTTACTGAGATAGATGAAGAGTTTTATAAGGATCTAGCTAGCTTTAGGAAGGCCCTCGAGATAAATGCCGAAAGACATGAGGAGAGGGGAGAGGATATAGAGAAGAGGCTCTATTTGGCTCAGATTTCTCTACTTCAGCAGATAGTTAGAGAAATACTCAAGATAAGGTTGCATAAAATAGTTGATATGGCCTTTGAAGGGGTTCCCAGGAACCTAGTTGGAGACGAAAAAAAGATATTCGCAATAATATCTGCCTTCATAAACGGAGAGCCTCTCCCTCTCGAGGGAGAAGTGGAGATAAAAGAAACCGAGGAGATTATCGAAGAGAAACAGACAAAGCCCGCTTTTATTGACCTTTACCTGCTAAGGGTGGATATACCTAGGATCATAGACGAAGAGCTCAGGGAGTATGGACCCTTCAAGGCCGGAGACTTAGTCAGCCTTCCAAGATCCCTGGGAAATGTTTTAGTGAAGAGAGAAGTCGCCGATAGGATAACACTAAGCCTTTAG
- a CDS encoding endonuclease V: MLEKIAKAQEKLSRKVREVPLRKVERIAAVDVSYKGDLAKVGFVICTYPGCDIIKMKTLKVEISFPYIPTFFFLRETKPILLASKGESFDVLIVEGHGKAHPRGYGLASHIGVVLQKPTIGVAKKLLRGIPPGSYEKVGKVYVSVGNLVTLKDAIEVISQVLDETGYPKPLKLADKLSKGRIK, translated from the coding sequence ATGCTGGAGAAAATAGCAAAAGCTCAGGAAAAGCTGAGTAGGAAAGTTAGGGAAGTCCCCCTTAGGAAGGTCGAAAGAATTGCTGCCGTTGATGTTTCATATAAAGGGGACCTAGCTAAGGTGGGCTTTGTTATATGCACTTATCCTGGGTGTGACATTATAAAAATGAAAACATTGAAAGTTGAAATTTCGTTCCCCTACATTCCCACATTTTTCTTCCTTCGAGAAACCAAGCCCATTTTGCTGGCATCTAAAGGAGAGAGCTTTGATGTGTTAATTGTAGAAGGACATGGAAAGGCTCATCCCCGTGGATATGGTCTTGCCTCTCACATCGGGGTTGTCCTTCAGAAGCCAACGATAGGTGTCGCAAAGAAACTCCTAAGGGGGATCCCTCCGGGAAGCTACGAAAAGGTAGGGAAAGTATATGTTAGCGTTGGAAATTTAGTAACCCTTAAAGATGCCATTGAAGTGATTAGCCAAGTTCTCGATGAAACAGGCTATCCAAAACCCTTAAAATTAGCAGATAAATTGTCAAAGGGGAGGATAAAATGA